The proteins below come from a single Halomonas binhaiensis genomic window:
- the plsY gene encoding glycerol-3-phosphate 1-O-acyltransferase PlsY — MGLQLHVTLPLAALGYLSGTWLGAMTVCRLARLPDPRVTGSCNPGFSNVLRQYGVQLALATLIIDATKGWPVLILGMIMQLPPWGLGLIGLGVLLGHCYPAWYRFRGGKAVASAFGVMLLLTPGVALICAAIWALLAWRIHTAAIASLASATLAPLVSLWLSPDFAWVVLIFALLVLVRHALNIHRLHQGKEPKL, encoded by the coding sequence ATGGGACTACAGTTACACGTCACCCTGCCATTGGCAGCACTGGGCTATCTGAGTGGCACCTGGCTGGGAGCCATGACGGTATGTCGCCTTGCCCGACTTCCCGACCCTCGCGTCACAGGCTCCTGCAACCCAGGTTTTTCCAATGTACTACGTCAGTATGGCGTGCAACTGGCCCTCGCAACGCTGATCATCGACGCCACCAAAGGTTGGCCAGTCCTGATCCTGGGAATGATCATGCAGCTCCCACCCTGGGGGCTAGGCCTGATTGGTCTCGGTGTATTGCTTGGCCACTGTTACCCCGCCTGGTATCGGTTCCGCGGTGGAAAGGCGGTAGCCAGTGCCTTTGGTGTCATGCTCCTGTTGACGCCTGGCGTCGCATTGATCTGTGCCGCCATATGGGCACTGCTGGCCTGGCGCATTCATACCGCAGCAATCGCCTCCCTGGCCAGCGCCACTCTGGCGCCGCTGGTCAGCCTGTGGCTATCCCCGGATTTTGCCTGGGTTGTGCTGATATTCGCCCTGCTTGTACTGGTTCGCCATGCCCTTAACATCCACCGCCTGCATCAAGGGAAAGAGCCAAAGCTATAG
- the folB gene encoding dihydroneopterin aldolase, whose product MDKVLIEALEVDTVIGVYEWERTITQTLSLDLLLATDIRAAAEDDDLSKTLDYDAISRRIGTFAKENDFELVETFAERLAAMLRDEFSIPWLRMTIRKPGAVPNARAVGVMIERGSLVEVG is encoded by the coding sequence ATGGACAAGGTATTGATCGAAGCTCTTGAAGTAGACACGGTAATTGGTGTCTACGAATGGGAGCGCACTATCACCCAGACACTGTCGCTGGATTTGCTGTTGGCGACCGACATTCGTGCTGCTGCAGAAGATGATGACCTGTCCAAGACCCTGGACTACGATGCCATCAGCCGACGCATTGGCACCTTCGCCAAGGAAAACGACTTCGAGCTGGTCGAGACGTTTGCCGAACGTCTGGCTGCCATGCTGCGTGATGAATTCTCCATTCCTTGGCTACGTATGACTATTCGTAAACCTGGTGCCGTACCCAATGCCCGAGCTGTCGGTGTCATGATCGAACGGGGCTCCCTGGTGGAGGTGGGTTGA